One window from the genome of Desulfallas thermosapovorans DSM 6562 encodes:
- a CDS encoding DUF896 domain-containing protein: MVITMELVERINYLARKKRYEGLTEEEKDEQQKLRRQYLDGIRKQIVDAMDSAGYTRTKKHDTRCGCHDCKTRH, translated from the coding sequence ATGGTGATAACCATGGAATTAGTGGAACGAATCAACTACCTGGCCCGTAAAAAACGTTATGAAGGGCTTACCGAAGAAGAAAAAGATGAGCAGCAGAAACTGCGCCGGCAGTACCTGGACGGCATCCGGAAGCAAATAGTGGACGCCATGGATAGTGCCGGTTATACCAGAACAAAAAAACACGACACCCGGTGCGGGTGCCATGATTGCAAGACACGTCATTAA
- a CDS encoding AMP-binding protein has translation MSKAKRISALPGDHNLQNYDQACRTFNFEELAREFYGDAAWVNVAHRVLEDNIARGLGDRVALYFDGDDRQETYTFNQLNQQVNRFANILEKHGLQRGDRLGLFLPRSPELYISFLGAAKKGVVVVPLFEAFMEDAVRERLQDSGARALVTTADLLPRVPRQHLPGLKTVFITRGAVADTDNTLDWHSEVTAASPVTRCCWLNREDPLFILYAAGADGRPKGLVHVHDIMLGLWYTSAWVHDLKDGDVYWCTADPGWITGIAYGFLAPWLHGVPVLVKGGRFDAAGWCRALEKYKVSVWYSAPTAWRMIIAAGREVYGQYDLSSVRHLLSVGEPLTGDVMQWCMETFGIPVYDTWWMSETGMNMICNLRCLDIKLGSIGRPVPGIKAAVVDDSGKELPPYHVGNLAVQRGWPAMARDVWGDRAKYEAYFKLAPWFISGDAAYMDEDGYFYFQGRVDGVINTAGERVGPWEVEEKLKEHPAVLDAGVAGKPDKIRGEIIKAYIVLQPGHQWSQQLKEELRSFVKNGLAAHAAPREFAVKENIPKTPDGQVDRKALRGWVLELGGVD, from the coding sequence ATGAGTAAAGCAAAAAGAATCAGCGCTTTACCGGGCGACCACAATTTACAAAATTATGATCAAGCTTGCCGTACCTTTAATTTTGAGGAACTGGCCCGGGAATTTTACGGGGACGCTGCCTGGGTCAATGTGGCTCACCGGGTGTTGGAAGATAATATCGCCCGCGGCTTGGGCGACCGGGTGGCACTGTATTTTGACGGGGACGACCGGCAGGAAACTTATACTTTCAACCAATTAAACCAGCAGGTCAACCGCTTCGCCAACATTTTGGAAAAACACGGCCTGCAGCGGGGCGACCGGTTGGGTTTATTCCTGCCCCGGAGTCCCGAGTTGTATATCAGTTTTCTGGGGGCGGCCAAGAAAGGTGTTGTAGTGGTGCCCCTTTTTGAAGCTTTCATGGAGGATGCCGTGCGGGAACGGCTGCAGGACAGCGGTGCCCGGGCACTGGTGACCACGGCGGATCTATTGCCCCGGGTACCACGGCAGCATTTGCCAGGATTAAAGACAGTATTTATCACCCGGGGTGCGGTGGCGGACACGGACAATACTTTGGATTGGCACAGTGAAGTAACCGCTGCCTCCCCGGTAACCCGGTGCTGCTGGTTAAACAGGGAGGACCCCCTGTTCATACTGTACGCCGCCGGTGCGGACGGGCGTCCCAAGGGACTGGTGCACGTGCACGATATCATGCTGGGATTGTGGTACACCTCCGCCTGGGTGCATGATTTAAAAGATGGGGACGTTTACTGGTGCACCGCCGACCCGGGCTGGATCACGGGTATTGCCTACGGTTTTTTAGCCCCCTGGCTGCACGGTGTACCGGTACTGGTTAAAGGGGGACGCTTTGATGCGGCCGGTTGGTGCCGGGCGCTGGAAAAATACAAGGTGAGCGTTTGGTATAGCGCGCCAACCGCCTGGCGGATGATTATCGCTGCCGGTCGTGAAGTTTACGGGCAGTATGACTTGAGCAGCGTGCGGCATTTGCTCAGTGTGGGTGAACCCCTAACCGGGGATGTTATGCAGTGGTGTATGGAGACCTTTGGTATCCCGGTTTATGATACCTGGTGGATGAGCGAAACAGGGATGAATATGATTTGTAACCTGCGCTGCCTGGATATTAAACTGGGTTCCATCGGCCGGCCTGTGCCCGGTATCAAGGCTGCCGTGGTGGACGATTCCGGAAAAGAATTACCGCCTTATCATGTGGGCAACCTGGCGGTGCAGCGGGGGTGGCCCGCCATGGCCCGGGATGTATGGGGGGATCGGGCGAAATATGAGGCCTACTTTAAGCTGGCCCCCTGGTTTATTTCCGGTGATGCGGCTTACATGGATGAAGACGGCTACTTTTACTTCCAGGGCCGGGTGGACGGGGTGATCAACACCGCCGGCGAGCGGGTCGGCCCGTGGGAGGTGGAGGAGAAACTAAAGGAGCACCCGGCTGTTTTGGATGCCGGTGTGGCCGGTAAGCCGGATAAAATAAGGGGCGAAATTATCAAGGCGTATATTGTTCTGCAGCCGGGCCACCAGTGGTCGCAGCAGTTAAAGGAAGAACTGCGCAGCTTTGTCAAGAACGGTCTGGCGGCCCACGCCGCCCCTAGGGAGTTTGCGGTCAAGGAAAACATCCCTAAAACACCGGACGGCCAGGTGGATCGTAAAGCGCTGAGGGGCTGGGTACTGGAACTGGGCGGTGTTGATTAA
- a CDS encoding MBL fold metallo-hydrolase — protein sequence MILEGFGVGPMGANCYIIGCDKTKEAVVVDPGAEGGRILSRLKSLGLTCKYIILTHGHVDHIAALKEVREATGAQVLIHTRDADMLTNPGLNLSMFMGTVLKFKEAERLLEDGDKIQVGQLSIEVIHTPGHTPGGISLKVGKNLITGDTLFQGSVGRSDFPGGNHNVLINSIKNRLMVFPDETKVYPGHGPVSTIGAEKRYNPFL from the coding sequence TTGATATTAGAAGGATTCGGGGTAGGCCCCATGGGTGCCAATTGTTACATCATCGGCTGTGATAAAACCAAAGAGGCGGTAGTGGTGGATCCCGGCGCCGAGGGCGGGCGCATTTTAAGCCGGCTAAAAAGCCTGGGGCTGACCTGTAAATATATTATCCTCACCCACGGGCACGTAGATCATATTGCGGCGCTTAAGGAAGTGCGGGAGGCCACCGGGGCTCAAGTACTCATCCATACCCGGGATGCCGACATGCTCACCAACCCGGGGCTGAACCTGTCCATGTTCATGGGAACCGTGTTAAAGTTCAAGGAAGCGGAGCGATTGCTGGAGGACGGGGACAAAATACAGGTGGGCCAGCTGTCCATTGAAGTTATCCATACCCCGGGGCATACTCCGGGCGGCATCTCTTTAAAGGTGGGTAAGAATTTGATTACCGGAGATACCCTGTTCCAGGGTTCGGTGGGCCGTTCCGACTTCCCAGGGGGTAATCACAACGTGCTGATCAATTCCATAAAAAACAGGTTAATGGTCTTCCCCGACGAAACCAAGGTATATCCCGGACACGGCCCGGTTTCCACCATCGGTGCTGAAAAAAGATACAATCCTTTTCTTTAA
- a CDS encoding MBL fold metallo-hydrolase, with the protein MILERLEVGPLATNCYIIGCPQTGIAAVVDPGDEGEIILDKLNKLHLQCKYIILTHGHVDHIGALDEVQAATGAGVLIHPGDAERLANPAKYSVLPIGSLNPQKADRLLEDGDTIQVGHITLEVLHTPGHTPGGICLKTGHILITGDTLFAGSVGRSDLPGGSHQVLINSIKTKLLGFADETKVYPGHGPASTIGAEKRFNPFL; encoded by the coding sequence TTGATTTTGGAACGGCTTGAAGTAGGCCCCCTGGCCACTAATTGTTACATCATCGGTTGTCCCCAAACCGGTATCGCTGCGGTGGTGGATCCCGGCGACGAGGGGGAAATTATTTTGGATAAACTAAACAAACTGCATTTGCAATGCAAATACATAATCCTCACCCACGGCCACGTCGACCATATCGGTGCGCTGGATGAGGTACAGGCAGCCACCGGTGCCGGGGTGCTGATACACCCGGGTGACGCCGAAAGACTAGCCAACCCGGCGAAGTATTCTGTTCTACCCATTGGCTCCCTTAACCCCCAGAAGGCCGACCGGCTTTTGGAGGACGGGGATACAATACAGGTGGGTCATATTACTTTGGAAGTGCTGCATACTCCGGGCCATACCCCCGGTGGTATTTGCCTCAAAACAGGTCATATATTAATAACCGGGGATACCCTTTTTGCCGGCTCGGTGGGGCGTTCCGACCTGCCCGGGGGCAGTCACCAGGTATTGATTAACTCCATAAAAACCAAACTGCTGGGCTTTGCTGATGAAACAAAGGTTTATCCCGGCCACGGCCCCGCCTCCACCATTGGGGCTGAAAAAAGGTTTAACCCCTTTCTATAA
- a CDS encoding RelA/SpoT family protein: MSLEDVIQKVILYNPDADLQLLKRAFAFASEAHAGQKRISGEPYVTHPVAIAAILADLEMDMDTLVAGLLHDTVEDTGVTLEEIEKRFGREVAQLVDGVTKLSRLEYRSKEERQVENLRKMFLAMARDIRVVLIKLADRLHNMRTLQYHQEHKQREIALETLEIFAPLAHRLGIYRLKWELEDLAFRFSNPEKYYELADLVSRTRKKREDYIRSIISVLHKKLIEVKINAEIQGRPKNLYSIYTKMQKQQLEFNQIYDVMAVRVLVDSVRDCYAVLGTVHTLWVPIPGRFKDYIAMPKSNMYQSLHTTVVSPQGDPLEIQIRTWEMHRTSEYGIAAHWRYKEGGGKEGDFDRKLSWLRQMLDWQKDLKDAREFMESLKIDLFADVVFVFTPKGDVMEFPAGSTPLDFAYRVHTQVGHNCVGAKVNDKIVPLDYTLKNGDRVEVLTSKQSHGPSRDWLKIVKTSQAKTKIRQWFKKEQREDNIARGRELLEREIKKQGLEPETVKSDKLVEYGHKMNLASLDDVYAAVGDGTVSASSLVNKLREDALRADKKALAGECLNTLLQQSEPRPLPSWGKPTQGIRVRGIDNLLIRLAHCCNPVPGDDIVGYITRGRGVSIHREDCPNVESLLNEPDRLVEVAWDKDFHSPFQVRLEIVGADRAGLLSDIMAILMELKMSANWVNARGRKDNTGVVEMILEMRNMDQLDYLINRFSRVQDVYSVHRRGQA, translated from the coding sequence ATGTCTCTGGAAGATGTCATTCAAAAGGTAATTTTATATAACCCCGATGCCGATTTGCAGCTGCTCAAGCGAGCCTTTGCCTTTGCCAGTGAAGCACATGCCGGGCAAAAGCGCATTTCCGGGGAACCCTATGTCACTCACCCGGTGGCCATTGCCGCCATTTTGGCTGATCTGGAAATGGATATGGATACCCTGGTGGCCGGCCTGTTGCATGATACAGTGGAAGATACCGGGGTTACCCTGGAGGAAATAGAAAAGCGTTTTGGCCGGGAAGTGGCCCAGCTGGTGGACGGGGTAACTAAATTAAGTCGCCTGGAGTACCGTTCCAAGGAAGAGCGGCAGGTGGAAAACCTGCGTAAAATGTTTTTGGCCATGGCGCGGGATATCCGGGTGGTGCTTATAAAACTGGCTGACCGGCTGCATAATATGCGCACGCTCCAATACCACCAGGAGCACAAACAACGGGAGATAGCGCTGGAAACGCTGGAGATATTCGCCCCCCTGGCACACCGGTTGGGTATTTACAGGCTGAAGTGGGAACTGGAGGACCTGGCTTTTCGTTTCAGTAATCCGGAAAAATATTATGAACTGGCCGACCTGGTGTCCCGGACCCGTAAAAAACGGGAGGATTATATTCGATCCATTATATCCGTGCTGCACAAGAAATTGATTGAGGTAAAAATCAACGCTGAAATCCAGGGACGACCCAAGAACCTGTACAGTATATATACGAAAATGCAAAAGCAGCAATTGGAGTTTAACCAGATCTATGACGTGATGGCAGTCAGGGTGCTGGTGGATTCGGTGCGGGATTGTTATGCCGTCCTGGGTACGGTGCACACATTATGGGTGCCTATACCCGGTCGTTTCAAAGATTACATTGCCATGCCCAAATCAAATATGTACCAATCGCTGCACACCACGGTGGTCAGCCCCCAGGGGGACCCCCTGGAAATACAAATCAGAACCTGGGAAATGCACCGCACATCGGAATACGGCATTGCCGCCCACTGGCGTTACAAGGAAGGTGGAGGTAAGGAAGGTGATTTCGACCGTAAACTCAGCTGGCTGCGGCAGATGTTGGACTGGCAGAAGGATCTCAAAGACGCCCGGGAGTTTATGGAAAGCCTCAAAATAGATCTTTTCGCCGATGTGGTGTTTGTATTCACCCCCAAGGGGGATGTGATGGAATTCCCCGCCGGTTCCACACCCCTGGACTTTGCTTACCGGGTGCATACCCAGGTGGGGCACAATTGCGTGGGGGCCAAGGTGAACGATAAAATCGTGCCCCTGGATTACACCCTCAAGAACGGCGACCGGGTGGAAGTATTGACTTCCAAGCAGAGCCACGGTCCCAGCCGGGACTGGCTGAAGATCGTTAAAACATCCCAGGCCAAAACAAAGATCAGGCAGTGGTTTAAAAAGGAACAGCGGGAAGACAATATAGCCAGGGGCCGGGAATTGCTGGAACGGGAAATCAAGAAACAAGGCCTTGAGCCCGAGACCGTAAAAAGTGATAAGCTAGTTGAATATGGCCATAAAATGAATTTGGCCAGCTTGGATGACGTCTATGCCGCCGTGGGCGATGGCACCGTTTCCGCCTCCAGTTTGGTCAACAAACTGCGGGAGGATGCGCTGCGGGCGGATAAAAAAGCCCTGGCCGGTGAATGTCTAAACACACTGCTGCAGCAGTCGGAACCCCGCCCTTTACCCTCCTGGGGCAAGCCCACCCAGGGTATTCGGGTGCGGGGCATCGATAATCTTTTAATCAGGCTGGCCCATTGCTGCAACCCGGTACCCGGCGATGACATAGTGGGCTATATCACCCGCGGCAGGGGGGTCTCCATTCACCGGGAAGATTGCCCCAATGTGGAGTCCCTGCTCAACGAGCCCGACCGCCTGGTGGAAGTGGCCTGGGACAAAGATTTTCACTCCCCCTTCCAGGTACGCCTGGAAATCGTGGGCGCGGACCGGGCCGGACTGCTCAGCGACATCATGGCCATACTGATGGAACTAAAAATGAGCGCCAACTGGGTCAACGCCCGGGGACGCAAAGACAACACCGGAGTGGTGGAAATGATCCTGGAAATGAGAAACATGGACCAGCTTGATTACCTCATCAACCGGTTCAGCCGGGTCCAGGACGTCTACAGCGTACACAGAAGGGGTCAGGCTTAA
- the recJ gene encoding single-stranded-DNA-specific exonuclease RecJ, giving the protein MQKSKKWVIKAAEPVLQLILSKGLGVSSLMAQLLINRGIYTVKAARAFLNASIKELHPPELMGDLPRAVQLICRALARGDKILVYGDYDVDGVTGTALLVHVLRRLGGNVEYYIPHRLDDGYGLHTPVLQRARESGIGLVLTVDCGISAVAEIDEANLGGGPVVIITDHHEPPPELPRAAAVVNPKRKDCHYPFSDLAGVGVAFKLVQALLAAREHPFGWEEYLDLVCLGTIADIVPLQGENRILVKHGLSYLANSPRPGLRALCQVSGVKEDALSTWEVGFILAPRINAAGRLDDAGLAVELLLCDDHEKAREMALLLNQANQERQRLEADTLSEALGMLENDPQLADQDVLVLASANWHPGVIGIVASRLVDRFYKPVLLVACDNGLGRGSARSTGGFNLYSALEYCSGCLAGYGGHALAAGFSLPVEQIDELREKINDYAVVHPGITDTEPVMELDALVSLQDITFQLINEIEKLAPYGHGNPGPLFALKQARLVNCRGVGKNNAHLKMLLSDRNVSMDGIGFNLGRFAGELATGKEISVAFTPTVNTWQGRRNLQVKVHDVHPEPLAEEKGQWREDNLRFAGDLVLVPETITCLLQEFLSQRGYSLPPEMNTLRAGVMESGTNFPADFAAPAPGGPVLPPAQNRVPAGALREKRLARLNPSPGCTLLVANCACHALQVYRYIENHNSQFSGLITCLHGFMSRDYINDQLNKINRQMIKLAVVTPVCLGEKGALKGPFDRVLLVRPPATVLDWQQLKELAGTRSAPGLELLYGAEDWDENRRHLEELAPERDVLAHYYALLRSLASGSPGAVSKTAVLEKMARAGYSMYSCISLVVAAAIFADLGLLQFDWQEDMLKYKLLPFKGKKLDLSASPTFNWAHNIKSNGLNWIDLNVKASGA; this is encoded by the coding sequence ATGCAAAAGAGCAAAAAATGGGTAATTAAAGCAGCTGAACCGGTATTACAGTTAATACTGTCCAAAGGGCTGGGCGTTTCTTCACTGATGGCCCAGCTTTTAATTAACCGGGGAATATATACCGTTAAAGCAGCCCGGGCATTCCTCAATGCCTCAATAAAAGAGCTTCACCCGCCGGAATTAATGGGTGACCTGCCCCGGGCGGTGCAGCTTATTTGCCGGGCACTGGCCCGGGGAGATAAAATTTTAGTTTACGGCGATTATGATGTGGACGGGGTCACCGGAACCGCCTTGCTGGTGCACGTGCTGCGCCGCCTGGGGGGAAATGTGGAGTACTATATACCCCACCGGCTTGATGATGGATATGGTTTACACACCCCGGTATTGCAAAGAGCCCGGGAATCAGGTATAGGTCTTGTACTCACCGTTGATTGCGGTATCAGCGCCGTTGCCGAGATAGATGAAGCCAACCTCGGCGGCGGTCCTGTTGTTATTATCACCGACCACCACGAGCCGCCCCCGGAGTTGCCCCGGGCAGCGGCGGTGGTTAACCCCAAACGTAAAGATTGTCATTACCCTTTTAGTGACCTGGCCGGGGTGGGGGTGGCCTTTAAACTGGTACAGGCGCTGCTGGCAGCACGAGAACATCCCTTTGGCTGGGAAGAATACCTGGACCTGGTTTGTTTGGGCACCATTGCCGATATAGTGCCCCTGCAAGGGGAAAACCGTATTCTGGTCAAACACGGGCTATCATATTTAGCAAATTCCCCTAGGCCCGGCCTGCGGGCACTTTGTCAGGTATCCGGTGTGAAGGAAGACGCACTGTCAACCTGGGAAGTGGGGTTTATCCTGGCCCCACGTATCAATGCGGCGGGACGTCTGGATGATGCCGGTCTGGCTGTGGAATTGTTATTGTGTGATGATCATGAAAAAGCCCGGGAGATGGCCTTGTTATTGAATCAAGCCAACCAGGAACGGCAAAGGCTTGAGGCAGATACTCTATCCGAGGCCCTGGGCATGTTGGAAAACGATCCGCAGCTGGCTGACCAGGATGTACTGGTGCTTGCATCCGCCAACTGGCATCCGGGCGTCATCGGTATTGTGGCCTCCCGCCTGGTGGATCGATTTTACAAGCCAGTTCTGCTGGTGGCCTGCGACAATGGGTTGGGCAGGGGCTCGGCCCGGAGCACCGGAGGCTTTAACCTATATAGCGCGCTGGAGTATTGCTCCGGTTGTCTGGCCGGATACGGCGGCCATGCCTTGGCGGCCGGATTCTCCCTGCCGGTGGAACAAATAGATGAACTCCGGGAAAAAATCAATGACTATGCTGTAGTTCACCCTGGTATAACGGATACTGAACCGGTCATGGAACTGGATGCACTGGTTTCTCTACAAGATATTACTTTCCAACTGATTAACGAAATAGAAAAATTAGCCCCCTACGGGCATGGAAATCCGGGGCCGCTGTTTGCTTTGAAGCAGGCCAGGTTGGTTAACTGTCGCGGCGTGGGTAAAAATAACGCCCACCTTAAAATGCTGCTTAGTGATCGCAATGTTTCCATGGATGGCATTGGATTCAACCTGGGCCGGTTCGCCGGTGAATTGGCGACCGGAAAGGAAATCAGCGTGGCCTTTACACCTACAGTAAATACCTGGCAGGGTCGTCGTAATTTACAGGTCAAAGTGCATGACGTACATCCGGAGCCGCTGGCGGAGGAAAAGGGACAGTGGCGGGAAGATAATTTGCGCTTTGCCGGTGATCTGGTTTTAGTCCCCGAAACAATTACCTGTTTGCTGCAAGAATTTTTAAGCCAAAGGGGTTACTCGCTACCCCCGGAAATGAACACTTTGCGTGCAGGTGTTATGGAATCCGGAACTAATTTCCCGGCTGATTTCGCAGCGCCCGCTCCGGGTGGCCCCGTGTTACCACCGGCGCAGAACCGGGTACCAGCGGGGGCCCTCAGGGAAAAACGGTTGGCCCGGCTGAACCCATCCCCGGGTTGTACACTGCTGGTGGCTAACTGTGCTTGCCACGCATTGCAGGTATACCGTTATATAGAGAACCATAACAGCCAGTTTTCCGGTTTGATAACCTGTCTTCACGGTTTCATGTCCCGGGACTACATAAATGATCAGTTGAACAAAATAAACCGGCAAATGATTAAGCTGGCGGTAGTTACGCCGGTCTGCCTGGGGGAGAAGGGGGCGCTAAAAGGCCCTTTCGACAGGGTTTTGTTGGTGCGTCCGCCGGCCACGGTGTTGGATTGGCAGCAGCTTAAAGAACTGGCCGGGACCAGATCCGCACCTGGCTTGGAGCTTCTTTACGGTGCCGAGGACTGGGATGAAAACCGCAGGCACCTGGAGGAATTGGCGCCGGAAAGGGATGTGCTGGCCCATTATTACGCGCTGCTGCGCTCCCTGGCTTCCGGCAGCCCGGGCGCGGTCAGTAAAACCGCGGTACTGGAAAAAATGGCCCGGGCGGGTTACTCTATGTATTCGTGTATATCGCTGGTGGTGGCCGCAGCGATATTTGCCGATCTGGGGTTATTGCAATTTGACTGGCAAGAGGATATGCTAAAGTATAAATTATTGCCTTTTAAAGGTAAAAAACTGGATTTATCAGCATCACCTACTTTTAACTGGGCTCATAACATAAAGTCAAACGGGCTTAACTGGATAGATCTTAATGTTAAAGCAAGTGGGGCGTAA